From Sulfuracidifex tepidarius, one genomic window encodes:
- a CDS encoding Trm112 family protein → MKYKLMDVLACPICKNFPLKLKVFSEKEVERMIEGNKPLCELYCSFKDVAVKSLENAPCEECIRKEIVEGIIVCEKCGRWYPIVDEIPRMLPDGLRKKNDDIKFLREHEKYLSEDVKTKGLPFNLSQ, encoded by the coding sequence GTGAAATATAAATTAATGGACGTCCTCGCATGTCCTATTTGCAAGAACTTCCCGCTTAAATTAAAGGTATTTTCTGAGAAGGAGGTAGAGAGGATGATAGAAGGTAACAAGCCTCTCTGTGAGCTTTATTGTTCCTTCAAAGACGTGGCAGTCAAAAGCCTAGAGAACGCTCCATGCGAAGAGTGCATCAGAAAGGAGATAGTGGAGGGCATAATAGTCTGCGAGAAATGTGGGAGATGGTATCCCATAGTCGATGAAATACCTAGGATGTTGCCGGACGGACTGAGAAAGAAGAACGATGACATTAAGTTTCTCAGGGAACATGAAAAATATCTTAGTGAAGATGTGAAAACTAAGGGTCTTC